A DNA window from Aureibaculum sp. 2308TA14-22 contains the following coding sequences:
- a CDS encoding AraC family transcriptional regulator encodes MDAIKGIRNLYTPLQPSVRRSNNKVSYCEHLPQTELLPYIYCYWELKTNTSLKESFTYRVVTDGCIDIFFELNRPNENYVMGFCKKFTEFSLDNEFHYVGIRFLPTAFPQLFKIDASKLSNQFQPIQNVSKPFSDFISNSFKSNIDSERIIKLLDHLLVETINKNDFNNDNRLYNAINIILDNFGVVNLESDIDTGISPRQLRRLFKYYIGATPKSFSKVVRFQNILKAKPSTQSLRKNKIFFDLGYFDQAHFIKEFKNFYGVTPSKAFGRE; translated from the coding sequence TTGGACGCTATAAAAGGCATAAGAAATTTATACACTCCTTTACAACCTTCAGTAAGGCGTTCAAATAACAAGGTATCTTACTGTGAGCATTTGCCACAAACAGAACTGCTACCATACATTTATTGTTATTGGGAATTAAAAACTAATACATCACTAAAAGAATCTTTCACTTATCGAGTAGTAACTGATGGATGTATAGATATATTCTTTGAATTAAATCGCCCAAATGAGAATTATGTAATGGGCTTTTGCAAAAAATTTACAGAATTCTCTTTAGATAATGAATTTCATTATGTTGGCATTCGTTTTTTACCTACCGCATTTCCTCAACTATTTAAGATAGATGCTTCTAAATTGAGTAACCAATTTCAACCTATACAGAATGTATCTAAACCTTTTTCTGATTTTATATCAAATAGTTTTAAATCAAATATAGATTCAGAACGGATAATAAAATTACTAGACCATCTTCTTGTTGAAACAATAAATAAAAATGATTTTAATAATGACAATAGACTTTATAATGCCATAAATATAATATTAGATAATTTCGGAGTTGTTAACTTAGAATCAGATATAGATACAGGCATAAGTCCTCGTCAGCTCCGTAGGCTTTTTAAATATTACATTGGTGCTACTCCAAAATCGTTTAGTAAAGTAGTTAGATTTCAAAACATCTTAAAAGCAAAACCTTCAACTCAAAGTTTACGAAAGAATAAAATTTTTTTCGATTTAGGATACTTTGACCAAGCCCATTTTATAAAAGAATTCAAGAATTTCTATGGTGTAACGCCCTCAAAAGCTTTTGGTAGAGAGTGA
- a CDS encoding nuclear transport factor 2 family protein, which produces MLLKCLASILLLTLFTNRVDAQKLQNLKDINIVWYQFYQAFDSLDYKPMAKIHSKELLRISGGKRILDYKTYIESYKKQFKNAKENNITNIISLRFFERINNDSIASERGIYKLVRNKDKIDEQTYYGQFHVILKKENAIWKITMDYDSNESNSIGEDEYNEAHGINELTKFIHK; this is translated from the coding sequence ATGTTACTAAAGTGCTTAGCATCTATTTTATTGTTAACTCTATTTACAAACCGAGTTGATGCTCAAAAATTACAGAATTTAAAAGATATTAATATCGTTTGGTATCAATTTTATCAGGCGTTTGATTCATTAGATTACAAACCGATGGCCAAAATCCATTCGAAAGAACTGTTGCGTATTTCAGGTGGAAAACGTATACTAGATTACAAAACTTATATTGAGAGTTATAAGAAACAGTTTAAAAATGCTAAAGAAAATAATATAACAAATATTATTTCGCTTCGTTTTTTTGAGCGTATTAATAACGATTCTATAGCCAGCGAAAGAGGTATCTATAAATTGGTTAGGAATAAAGACAAAATTGATGAACAAACTTATTATGGTCAATTTCATGTTATTCTAAAAAAAGAGAATGCTATTTGGAAAATCACAATGGACTATGATTCAAATGAATCGAACAGTATCGGGGAAGACGAGTACAATGAAGCACATGGTATAAACGAATTGACTAAATTTATACACAAATAG
- a CDS encoding acyl-CoA dehydrogenase — MDFNLTEEHIMIRDAAREFARTELLPGVIERDEKQEFPTEQIKKMGELGFLGMMVDPKYGGGGMDTISYVLAMEEISKIDASASVVMSVNNSLVCWGLETFGTEEQKQKYLTRLATGEIIGAFCLSEPEAGSDATSQKTTAIDKDDHYLLNGTKNWITNGGTASVYLVIAQTEAEKGHKGINALIVEKGMDGFVVGPKENKLGIRGSDTHSLMFTNVKVPKENRIGKDGFGFKFAMKTLAGGRIGIASQALGIASGAYELALQYSKERKAFGKEISRHQAIAFKLADMVTEIEAARHLCIKAAWDKDQHTNYDLSGAMAKLFAAEMAMRITVEAVQIHGGYGFVKEYHVERMMRDAKITQIYEGTSEIQKIVISRSVLKD, encoded by the coding sequence ATGGATTTTAATCTTACCGAAGAACATATCATGATTCGCGATGCCGCTCGTGAATTTGCCAGAACAGAATTATTGCCCGGAGTTATTGAACGTGACGAAAAACAGGAATTCCCAACTGAACAAATCAAAAAAATGGGAGAACTTGGCTTTTTAGGTATGATGGTGGATCCAAAATATGGCGGAGGCGGTATGGATACCATATCATATGTATTGGCAATGGAAGAAATTTCAAAGATCGATGCTTCAGCTTCTGTGGTAATGTCAGTTAACAATTCTTTGGTATGCTGGGGTTTAGAAACTTTTGGAACGGAAGAACAAAAACAAAAATATTTAACTCGACTGGCGACCGGAGAAATTATTGGTGCATTTTGCCTAAGCGAACCCGAAGCGGGCAGTGATGCTACTTCGCAAAAAACTACGGCCATTGACAAGGATGACCATTATCTATTAAACGGTACAAAAAACTGGATTACCAACGGCGGTACAGCAAGTGTTTATTTGGTTATTGCTCAAACTGAGGCTGAAAAAGGACATAAAGGAATAAATGCCTTAATTGTTGAAAAAGGAATGGATGGTTTTGTAGTAGGTCCTAAAGAAAATAAATTAGGCATTAGGGGTTCTGACACACATTCCTTAATGTTTACAAACGTAAAAGTGCCTAAGGAAAATAGAATTGGCAAAGATGGATTCGGATTCAAATTTGCCATGAAAACCTTGGCAGGTGGACGTATAGGTATTGCCTCACAAGCATTGGGAATAGCTTCTGGTGCTTATGAATTGGCATTGCAATATTCTAAAGAACGTAAAGCTTTTGGTAAAGAAATTAGCCGACACCAGGCAATTGCCTTTAAATTGGCAGATATGGTCACCGAAATTGAAGCTGCAAGACATTTGTGCATAAAAGCGGCATGGGACAAAGACCAACATACAAATTACGATTTATCAGGTGCCATGGCAAAACTATTCGCTGCCGAAATGGCCATGCGAATTACAGTCGAAGCTGTTCAAATACATGGAGGTTATGGTTTTGTAAAAGAATACCATGTAGAGCGTATGATGCGTGATGCAAAAATTACCCAAATTTATGAAGGAACAAGTGAGATTCAGAAGATTGTGATTTCAAGGAGTGTGCTAAAGGATTAA
- a CDS encoding Glu/Leu/Phe/Val dehydrogenase dimerization domain-containing protein — MKDLLKKYEDKQPEIVFHWQDSETEAEGWTVINSLRGGAAGGGTRMRKGLDRNEVLSLAKTMEVKFTVSGPAIGGAKSGINFDPNDIRKRGVLERWYKAVSPLLKHYYGTGGDLNVDEIHDVIPLTEECGVWHPQEGVFNGHFQPTEAEKINRIGQLRHGVIKVIEDTKFTPKVSRKYTVADMMTGYGVAEAVKHYYNIYGGDIKGKRAIVQGFGNVGSAAAYYLDQLGAKIVGIIDRSGGVIDENGFSSEEVKQMFLNKRGNMLVSKKMIPFEEMNKRIWTIPAEIFIPAAASRLVTEEQISTMIKTGLEVISPGANVPFADKEIFFGPIMEYTDKQISLLPDFVSNCGIARVFAYLMESKVELPMRDEAIFKDTSDTIYNALEKIHTLHPYKTDICKTGFEIALEQLI; from the coding sequence ATGAAAGATTTATTAAAAAAATACGAAGATAAACAGCCAGAAATTGTTTTCCATTGGCAAGATTCAGAAACGGAGGCAGAAGGGTGGACGGTAATAAATTCACTTAGAGGTGGAGCAGCTGGAGGTGGTACAAGAATGCGTAAGGGTTTAGACCGAAATGAAGTTTTGTCTTTAGCAAAAACTATGGAAGTCAAATTTACGGTTTCTGGCCCAGCCATAGGCGGAGCCAAATCAGGGATTAATTTTGACCCAAACGATATCAGGAAAAGAGGTGTGTTAGAGCGATGGTATAAAGCGGTTTCACCATTATTAAAACATTATTATGGTACGGGCGGTGATTTGAATGTTGATGAAATTCACGATGTAATTCCACTTACCGAAGAATGTGGTGTTTGGCATCCGCAAGAAGGAGTTTTTAATGGACATTTTCAACCCACAGAAGCTGAAAAAATTAATCGAATTGGTCAGTTACGCCATGGAGTTATCAAAGTAATTGAAGACACAAAATTTACCCCTAAAGTTTCTAGAAAATATACGGTAGCCGATATGATGACTGGTTATGGTGTAGCTGAAGCCGTAAAACATTATTACAATATATATGGTGGAGATATAAAAGGAAAACGAGCTATTGTTCAAGGTTTTGGAAATGTTGGTTCTGCAGCCGCATATTATTTAGATCAATTAGGAGCAAAAATTGTAGGTATTATTGATAGGAGTGGAGGCGTAATCGATGAAAATGGTTTTAGTAGTGAAGAGGTAAAACAAATGTTCTTGAATAAAAGAGGGAATATGCTGGTGTCTAAGAAAATGATTCCTTTTGAAGAAATGAACAAACGTATTTGGACTATCCCAGCCGAAATTTTCATTCCAGCAGCAGCTTCAAGATTAGTTACAGAAGAGCAAATCTCTACAATGATTAAAACAGGATTAGAAGTAATATCGCCTGGAGCAAATGTTCCTTTTGCAGATAAGGAAATTTTCTTTGGTCCTATTATGGAATATACTGATAAACAAATAAGTCTATTGCCAGATTTTGTTTCAAATTGTGGAATTGCTCGTGTTTTTGCCTATTTGATGGAGAGTAAAGTGGAACTACCGATGCGAGATGAAGCCATTTTTAAAGATACTTCAGATACTATTTATAATGCTTTAGAAAAAATTCATACTTTACATCCTTATAAAACAGATATTTGTAAAACTGGATTTGAGATTGCGTTGGAGCAGTTGATTTAA
- the nhaD gene encoding sodium:proton antiporter NhaD, protein MIAVIILVFVIGYLAITLEHPLKLDKTVPALLMAAIMWALLAIGFQQGWFNVVDGHENVFDFLGGGDKHHAEEGFTNMLLHHLGKTAEILVFLIGAMTIVEIVDLHRGFDVLKSWVKTKSKKKLLWILAILAFILSAIIDNLTATIVLITLLRKLIPERTDRLWFAGMIVIAANAGGAWSPIGDVTTTMLWIGKKVSALHLVERLVIPSIICMVVPVFIATLLPAFKGNVETDTNEYNEEDKSLLSSRTMLFLGLGMIVSVPIFKTVTHLPPYLGMMLALGVVWLVSEYIHPEEDFTNERKHLYSAHKALSRIEMSSILFFLGILMAVAALEALVYGSVNIDGVEVQVGTLRYVAEILNGAIPNQSVVIFILGILSAIIDNVPLVAASMGMYTAPMDASLWHLIAYSAGTGGSMLIIGSAAGVAAMGMEKIDFIWYLKKITWLAAIGFIVGYFALLFMESL, encoded by the coding sequence ATGATCGCAGTAATTATTCTCGTTTTTGTAATTGGCTATTTAGCAATTACCTTAGAACATCCTTTAAAATTAGATAAAACCGTACCTGCCTTACTAATGGCAGCCATAATGTGGGCATTGTTGGCTATTGGTTTTCAGCAAGGGTGGTTTAATGTTGTAGATGGGCACGAAAATGTTTTTGACTTTTTAGGAGGTGGTGATAAGCATCATGCAGAGGAAGGTTTTACAAACATGCTGTTGCATCATTTAGGTAAAACAGCAGAGATTTTAGTATTCCTAATTGGAGCGATGACGATTGTTGAAATTGTTGACTTACATCGTGGGTTTGATGTGTTAAAAAGCTGGGTAAAAACTAAAAGTAAGAAAAAGTTACTATGGATTTTAGCCATTTTAGCCTTTATTTTATCAGCTATTATAGACAATTTAACGGCTACTATTGTATTAATAACATTGCTGAGAAAACTAATTCCAGAAAGAACAGATAGGTTATGGTTTGCTGGTATGATTGTAATTGCAGCTAATGCCGGTGGGGCATGGTCACCTATTGGTGATGTAACTACGACTATGTTGTGGATTGGTAAAAAAGTTTCCGCATTACATTTGGTAGAAAGATTGGTTATACCTTCAATAATTTGTATGGTAGTGCCTGTATTTATTGCTACTTTATTACCTGCTTTTAAGGGTAATGTGGAAACAGACACCAATGAGTATAATGAAGAAGATAAAAGTCTATTAAGCAGTAGAACCATGTTATTTTTAGGTTTGGGAATGATAGTTTCCGTGCCAATTTTTAAAACAGTAACGCATTTACCCCCTTATTTAGGTATGATGTTAGCACTTGGTGTTGTTTGGTTGGTGTCAGAGTATATTCATCCTGAAGAGGATTTTACAAACGAACGGAAACATTTGTATTCCGCACACAAGGCATTATCCCGTATAGAAATGTCCAGCATACTATTCTTCTTGGGAATTTTAATGGCAGTTGCTGCTTTAGAGGCATTGGTTTACGGAAGTGTAAATATTGATGGAGTAGAGGTTCAAGTTGGGACACTCAGATACGTGGCAGAAATATTGAACGGTGCCATACCAAATCAGTCAGTCGTAATATTTATTTTAGGGATTTTAAGTGCCATAATTGATAATGTACCTTTGGTAGCTGCATCAATGGGTATGTATACAGCACCTATGGATGCAAGTTTGTGGCATTTAATTGCTTATTCAGCAGGAACCGGAGGAAGTATGTTAATTATCGGATCAGCTGCAGGTGTTGCTGCAATGGGCATGGAAAAGATAGATTTCATATGGTATCTTAAAAAAATAACTTGGTTAGCGGCCATCGGATTTATAGTCGGTTATTTTGCCTTACTCTTCATGGAGTCCTTGTAA
- a CDS encoding MotA/TolQ/ExbB proton channel family protein gives MLFSIQQGVDTAQENLDELIPDEKTLSIYDLIMEGGLGGQIIIAILVVLLAVALYIYFERYLAIKAASKIDKNFMNQIRDHVSNGKLEAAKILCAQAKSPAARLIEKGVSRIGKPLEDINTAIENAGKLEIYKLERNVSVIATIAGAAPMIGFLGTVIGMIVAIHEIANSGGQIDIKMLSDGLYTAMTTTVAGLIVGIIAYIAYNHLVVRTNKVVYQMEAQSVDFLDLLNEPA, from the coding sequence ATGTTATTCTCAATCCAACAAGGTGTTGATACTGCTCAAGAAAATTTAGATGAACTTATTCCAGATGAAAAAACGTTATCCATTTATGATCTCATTATGGAAGGTGGCCTGGGTGGTCAAATTATTATTGCCATTTTAGTCGTTTTACTTGCAGTTGCACTCTACATTTATTTTGAACGCTATTTAGCGATAAAAGCTGCTTCAAAAATTGATAAAAACTTCATGAACCAGATTAGAGACCATGTCTCTAACGGAAAATTAGAAGCTGCTAAAATACTTTGTGCTCAAGCTAAATCACCTGCTGCAAGGTTGATTGAAAAGGGCGTTTCACGTATCGGAAAACCTTTGGAGGATATTAATACAGCTATTGAAAACGCTGGTAAACTTGAAATTTATAAATTAGAAAGGAATGTAAGTGTAATAGCAACTATTGCAGGAGCCGCACCTATGATTGGTTTCTTGGGTACAGTTATTGGAATGATTGTTGCGATACATGAAATAGCTAATTCAGGTGGGCAAATTGATATTAAAATGTTGTCTGACGGATTATATACAGCCATGACAACAACCGTTGCCGGATTAATTGTTGGTATTATAGCGTACATTGCATATAACCATTTGGTGGTGAGAACCAATAAAGTGGTTTATCAAATGGAAGCACAGTCAGTTGATTTCTTAGACCTTTTAAATGAACCTGCATAA
- a CDS encoding ExbD/TolR family protein, protein MNFRGRNKVSPEFNMSSMTDIVFLLLIFFMLTSTLVTVNALDILLPKAEGKTENNKSVAISITKGLDFYVDRKKVGENEIEQNLASLLSQQENPTIVLRAEEGVPIEKAVSIMDIANRNKYKVILAVRPN, encoded by the coding sequence ATGAATTTTAGAGGTAGAAATAAAGTAAGTCCAGAGTTTAATATGTCATCAATGACAGATATTGTATTTTTGTTATTGATATTTTTTATGTTAACATCAACGTTGGTTACCGTAAATGCCTTAGATATTTTATTGCCAAAGGCAGAAGGGAAAACAGAAAATAATAAATCTGTTGCCATAAGTATTACTAAAGGATTAGATTTTTATGTGGATAGAAAAAAAGTAGGTGAGAACGAAATTGAGCAAAATTTGGCTTCATTACTTTCTCAACAAGAAAACCCGACAATAGTCTTACGTGCAGAAGAAGGTGTGCCTATTGAGAAAGCGGTAAGTATTATGGATATTGCAAATAGAAATAAATACAAAGTAATTTTAGCGGTAAGACCGAATTAA
- a CDS encoding energy transducer TonB: MELLDTEYKRKSAVLTSIIMALILFLIFTFGLKYLDPPEEYGIAVNFGTSNVGSGNTQSEPAPASSEPQEQVEEVEQEQVEEVVEEVQETPTEPVSTPTKAEDVITNDNVETIKINKQKEAKRKAEEAQKRIEEAERKAEREAKLKADRIKKQKAAEKAARDAKAAKEAKEKADKRKGIDNLLGGLNKGNSKGNGTGGTGNGGDGDDNGSGDKGSLDGNPYGNSYYGSGSGSGGGYGLNGRNLTKSGQGFKQDCNEYGKVVVRIEVDKNGRVIKATPGVKGSTNTDPCLLAPAKKSAMSFRWNADSKAPTKQIGFVIVSFNK, encoded by the coding sequence ATGGAACTTTTAGATACAGAATACAAACGAAAATCAGCAGTATTAACGAGCATCATAATGGCGTTGATACTGTTTTTGATTTTTACTTTTGGATTAAAATATTTAGATCCGCCAGAAGAGTATGGCATTGCTGTAAATTTTGGCACTTCAAATGTAGGTAGTGGCAACACGCAATCAGAACCCGCACCAGCATCTTCTGAACCCCAAGAGCAAGTTGAAGAAGTAGAACAAGAACAAGTGGAGGAAGTAGTTGAAGAAGTTCAAGAAACCCCAACAGAGCCGGTTTCTACACCTACAAAAGCGGAAGACGTTATCACAAACGATAATGTAGAAACTATCAAAATAAACAAACAAAAAGAAGCAAAACGTAAAGCGGAAGAAGCTCAAAAGAGAATAGAAGAAGCGGAGCGGAAAGCCGAAAGAGAAGCCAAGTTAAAAGCTGATCGAATAAAAAAACAAAAAGCTGCTGAAAAAGCTGCTAGGGATGCAAAAGCTGCAAAGGAAGCAAAAGAAAAAGCAGATAAAAGAAAAGGGATTGACAATTTATTGGGAGGACTCAATAAAGGTAATAGTAAAGGAAACGGGACTGGAGGAACTGGTAACGGAGGTGATGGTGATGATAATGGGTCTGGTGATAAAGGCTCTTTAGATGGTAACCCATATGGAAATTCTTATTATGGCTCAGGAAGTGGCAGTGGTGGAGGTTATGGTTTAAATGGTAGAAACTTGACCAAATCTGGACAAGGATTTAAACAAGATTGTAATGAGTATGGTAAAGTTGTTGTCCGTATTGAAGTAGATAAAAATGGAAGAGTGATAAAAGCTACACCAGGAGTTAAAGGTTCTACAAATACCGACCCATGTTTGTTAGCTCCAGCAAAGAAATCGGCCATGTCATTCAGATGGAATGCTGACTCTAAGGCTCCAACAAAACAGATTGGATTTGTTATTGTTAGTTTCAATAAGTAG
- a CDS encoding bifunctional folylpolyglutamate synthase/dihydrofolate synthase, translated as MTYKATLDWMFAQLPMYQCQGKTAFKKDLTNILAFAENLNNPHQKFKSVHIAGTNGKGSTSHMIASVLQEAGYNVGLYTSPHLKDFRERIKVNGKCISKKKVVQFISENKTFLEQQKLSFFEMTVGMAFDYFAKQKVDIAIIEVGLGGRLDSTNIIKPEVSVITNIGFDHTQMLGNTLQEIAHEKAGIIKENTPVVISERQEEIQNIFLKKADELNASICFTEDEILETYKTDLLGSYQLKNCNAAVKTLNILKTKGFDVSRSNIKKGLQQVVKNTGLLGRWQILSQEPLIICDTAHNREGLTYVIKQLHEQKFDNLHIVIGTVNDKDLNSVLPLFPKKATYYFCKPDVIRGLDAEKLQKKASNCHLIGATYSSVKEAFQSAKNEAKTNDLIFVGGSTFVVAEVV; from the coding sequence ATGACTTACAAAGCAACTTTAGATTGGATGTTTGCTCAGCTTCCAATGTATCAGTGTCAAGGCAAAACTGCATTTAAAAAAGATTTAACCAATATTTTGGCTTTTGCCGAAAATCTTAACAATCCACATCAAAAATTTAAGAGTGTTCATATAGCAGGCACTAACGGAAAAGGTTCAACTAGTCATATGATTGCTTCGGTTTTACAAGAAGCTGGATATAATGTTGGATTGTATACTTCACCACATCTTAAAGATTTTAGAGAACGTATTAAAGTTAATGGTAAATGTATCTCTAAAAAGAAGGTTGTTCAGTTTATATCGGAAAATAAAACTTTCTTAGAACAACAAAAATTATCATTTTTTGAAATGACTGTTGGTATGGCATTTGATTATTTTGCCAAGCAAAAAGTTGATATTGCTATTATTGAAGTTGGTCTTGGCGGGAGGTTGGATTCTACTAACATTATTAAACCCGAAGTTTCAGTAATTACCAATATCGGTTTCGACCACACACAAATGCTTGGTAATACCTTGCAAGAAATTGCCCATGAAAAAGCAGGCATAATCAAAGAAAACACTCCTGTCGTTATAAGTGAAAGACAGGAAGAAATACAGAATATTTTTTTAAAAAAAGCAGACGAATTGAATGCATCAATTTGTTTTACTGAAGATGAAATTCTTGAAACGTATAAGACGGATTTATTAGGATCTTACCAACTAAAAAATTGCAACGCCGCTGTCAAGACTCTAAATATTTTAAAAACCAAAGGATTTGACGTTTCAAGAAGTAATATAAAAAAAGGATTACAACAGGTAGTCAAAAATACAGGCTTGTTGGGTAGGTGGCAAATCTTAAGTCAAGAACCATTGATTATTTGTGACACGGCACACAATAGAGAAGGCTTAACGTATGTAATAAAACAGTTGCACGAGCAAAAATTTGATAATTTACATATTGTTATTGGAACGGTCAACGATAAGGACTTAAACAGTGTTTTGCCGTTATTTCCTAAAAAAGCTACCTATTATTTTTGTAAGCCTGATGTTATACGAGGTTTGGATGCAGAAAAATTACAAAAGAAAGCCAGTAACTGTCATCTTATTGGAGCTACATACAGCTCGGTAAAAGAAGCTTTTCAAAGTGCAAAGAATGAAGCAAAAACCAATGATTTAATTTTTGTTGGAGGTAGTACTTTTGTAGTTGCTGAAGTAGTTTAA
- a CDS encoding TolB-like translocation protein, with the protein MNQSTKILLFLIVSHLLSCGSSKSDLQYIDKNKPSLTAKVFAPNFISKEDESEFGSVFSKDGTEFYYAVDTHGKAEIRYSKLEGEKWTIPITIISDEKYGYNDPFLSPSENELFYISDMPRNELDTIKDIDIWYSKKINNKWSKPINAGDLINSDKNEYYISFTSNGKMYFASNKNAAVGRNHDFDIYTATRKDKVFDKPLKLSDSVNTKRYEGDVFVSPDESYLIVSSARREGLGKGDLYISFNNKDGVWSKAKNMGEVVNTSGHEICPFVTHDGKYLFYTSNQDIYWISTKIFNNFK; encoded by the coding sequence ATGAATCAATCAACTAAAATACTTTTATTTCTAATTGTAAGTCATCTGTTAAGTTGTGGTTCTTCTAAATCAGATTTGCAATATATAGATAAAAACAAACCATCTTTAACTGCAAAAGTATTTGCACCAAATTTTATTTCTAAGGAAGATGAGTCTGAATTTGGGTCTGTTTTTTCAAAAGATGGCACCGAATTTTATTATGCTGTTGATACACACGGAAAGGCAGAAATAAGATACTCCAAGCTTGAAGGTGAAAAATGGACTATACCAATTACCATAATTTCCGACGAAAAATATGGCTATAACGATCCGTTTTTATCTCCCAGTGAAAATGAACTGTTCTATATTTCTGATATGCCTAGAAATGAGTTAGACACTATAAAAGATATTGACATTTGGTATTCAAAAAAAATAAATAATAAATGGTCTAAGCCCATCAATGCAGGTGATTTGATTAATTCTGATAAGAACGAGTATTATATTTCATTTACGTCAAATGGTAAAATGTATTTTGCCTCAAATAAAAATGCGGCTGTAGGTAGAAATCATGATTTTGATATTTATACTGCTACAAGAAAAGACAAAGTATTTGATAAACCACTAAAATTAAGCGATTCTGTTAATACAAAAAGATATGAAGGTGATGTGTTTGTTTCGCCGGATGAATCATATTTGATAGTTTCATCTGCACGTAGGGAAGGGTTAGGTAAAGGAGATTTGTACATTAGTTTTAACAATAAAGATGGTGTTTGGAGCAAAGCCAAAAATATGGGCGAGGTTGTAAATACTAGCGGTCATGAGATTTGCCCATTCGTTACGCATGACGGAAAGTATTTGTTTTATACGAGCAATCAAGATATTTATTGGATAAGTACTAAAATATTTAACAATTTTAAGTAG
- a CDS encoding VOC family protein: protein MKTKLFEVIPVLPSSDIDRDVTWYKQQVGFEPLYKDNMYAILKRENITIHLQWHADTVDDPLLGGSVIRIAVKNIESIFQEFVKRGTVSVDKLRENTDWNTNEFGFYDLNKNAVFIFEVVKKIS from the coding sequence ATGAAAACTAAACTTTTTGAAGTTATACCTGTATTACCAAGTTCAGATATTGATAGAGATGTGACTTGGTATAAGCAGCAGGTAGGTTTTGAACCACTTTATAAAGACAATATGTATGCTATATTAAAACGAGAAAATATAACTATTCATCTGCAATGGCATGCTGATACTGTAGATGATCCACTATTAGGTGGTTCAGTTATAAGAATAGCTGTAAAAAATATTGAATCTATTTTTCAAGAATTTGTAAAAAGAGGGACGGTATCAGTCGATAAACTTCGCGAAAATACAGACTGGAATACTAATGAATTTGGTTTTTACGATTTAAATAAAAATGCCGTATTTATTTTTGAAGTTGTAAAGAAGATTAGTTAA
- a CDS encoding AraC family transcriptional regulator, with translation MKLHLLNRTSSQDCSFTVTHNNYPYFLKVWHYHPELELSLILKSTGALFVGDAIVDFKEYDVVLIGKNLPHMWLNNEVYFDENSNLKSEAIAIHFNELFLGDGFFNIPEMKKINQMINKSSHGIKFLDIGKELINDIVALKSLDAFTRITNFIKILHKLSKTKSESLVSSGFIKNFNRTENKTLDKAYEFIFNNFNEPITSKDVANVVQMNSSAFSRFFKRMHRKTFTGFLNELRIGYACKLLIEEKQNITSICYDCGYNNISNFNRQFRKIKGMSPSQYLKAYSN, from the coding sequence ATGAAACTTCATTTATTAAATAGAACAAGTTCTCAAGATTGCTCTTTTACGGTAACTCATAATAATTATCCTTACTTTTTAAAGGTATGGCATTACCACCCTGAATTAGAGTTGAGTTTAATTTTGAAAAGCACTGGTGCATTATTTGTTGGTGATGCAATAGTTGACTTTAAAGAATATGATGTGGTTTTAATAGGCAAAAATTTACCGCACATGTGGTTAAATAATGAAGTTTACTTTGATGAAAATTCTAATTTAAAATCTGAAGCCATTGCTATTCACTTTAACGAATTATTTTTAGGGGATGGTTTTTTTAATATCCCTGAAATGAAAAAAATAAATCAAATGATTAATAAGTCGAGTCATGGTATTAAATTTCTTGACATCGGAAAAGAACTTATTAATGACATTGTAGCTCTTAAATCGTTAGATGCATTTACAAGAATTACTAATTTTATTAAAATACTTCATAAATTATCTAAAACAAAATCTGAAAGTTTGGTGAGTTCAGGGTTCATTAAAAACTTTAATAGAACTGAAAATAAGACCCTAGACAAAGCTTATGAATTTATTTTCAATAACTTTAATGAACCAATTACCTCAAAAGATGTGGCTAATGTTGTACAAATGAATAGTTCTGCTTTTAGTCGATTTTTTAAACGTATGCACAGAAAAACATTTACTGGATTTTTAAATGAATTAAGAATAGGGTATGCCTGTAAATTATTAATTGAAGAAAAACAGAACATTACCTCAATTTGTTATGATTGTGGTTATAACAATATTTCCAATTTTAACCGTCAATTTAGAAAGATTAAGGGAATGTCTCCTTCACAATATCTAAAAGCATATTCAAATTAA